One stretch of Lemur catta isolate mLemCat1 chromosome 2, mLemCat1.pri, whole genome shotgun sequence DNA includes these proteins:
- the LFNG gene encoding beta-1,3-N-acetylglucosaminyltransferase lunatic fringe isoform X2, producing the protein MLKRCGRRLLLALAGALLACLLVLTADPPPPQLPERGRRALRSLAGPAGAAPVPGLGAAAAPGALAREVHSLSQYFSLLTRARRDAAPPPGVASRPADGHPRPPAEPLAPRDVFIAVKTTKKFHRARLDLLLETWISRHKEMTFIFTDGDDEALARHTGNVVNTNCSAAHSRQALSCKMAVEYDHFIESGRKWFCHVDDDNYVNLRALLRLLASYPHTQDVYIGKPSLDRPIQATERVSENKRPVHFWFATGGAGFCISRGLALKMSPWASGGHFMSTAERIRLPDDCTIGYIVEALLGVPLIRSGLFHSHLENLQQVPASKLHEQVTLSYGMFENKRNAVHMKGPFSVEADPSRFRSIHCHLYPDTPWCPRTAIF; encoded by the exons ATGCTCAAGCGCTGCGGCCGGCGCCTGCTGTTGGCGCTGGCGGGCGCGCTGCTCGCCTGCCTACTGGTGCTCACCGCCGACCCGCCGCCGCCCCAGCTGCCTGAGCGCGGCCGGCGCGCGCTGCGCAGCCTGGCTGGCCCCGCGGGGGCGGCCCCGGTGCCCGGgctgggggcggcggcggcgcccggAGCGCTGGCCCGCGAGGTGCACAGCCTGTCCCAGTACTTCAGCCTGCTGACCCGCGCGCGCAGAGACGCGGCCCCGCCACCCGGGGTCGCCTCCCGCCCCGCCGATGGCCACCCGCGGCCCCCGGCCGAGCCGCTCGCGCCCCGTGACGTCTTCATTGCGGTCAAGACTACCAAAAAGTTTCACCGCGCGCGTCTCGACTTGTTGCTGGAGACCTGGATCTCGCGCCACAAGGAGATG ACGTTCATCTTCACGGACGGGGATGACGAAGCCCTGGCCAGGCACACGG gcaaCGTGGTCAACACGAACTGCTCAGCCGCCCACAGCCGCCAGGCCTTGTCCTGCAAGATGGCCGTGGAATACGACCACTTCATCGAGTCGGGGAGGAA GTGGTTCTGCCACGTGGACGACGACAATTACGTCAACCTGCGGGCCCTGCTGCGGCTGCTGGCTAGCTACCCGCACACACAGGACGTCTACATCGGCAAACCCAGCCTGGACCGGCCCATCCAGGCCACCGAGCGGGTCAGCGAGAACAAG CGTCCTGTCCACTTCTGGTTTGCCACGGGTGGGGCTGGCTTCTGCATCAGCCGTGGGCTGGCCCTGAAGATGAGCCCGTGGGCCAG CGGGGGCCACTTCATGAGCACGGCTGAGCGGATCCGGCTCCCCGACGACTGCACCATCGGCTACATCGTGGAGGCCCTGCTGGGCGTGCCCCTCATCCGCAGCGGCCTCTTCCACTCCCACCTGGAGAACCTCCAGCAGGTGCCTGCCTCCAAGCTCCATGAGCAG GTGACCCTGAGCTATGGCATGTTTGAAAACAAGCGGAACGCTGTCCACATGAAGGGGCCCTTCTCGGTGGAGGCTGACCCatccag GTTCCGCTCCATCCACTGCCACCTGTACCCGGACACACCCTGGTGTCCCCGCACTGCCATCTTCTAG
- the TTYH3 gene encoding protein tweety homolog 3 isoform X2: MAGVSYAAPWWVSLLHRLPHFDLRWEATSSQFRPEDTDYQQALLLLGATALACLALDLLFLLFYSFWLCCRRRKSEEHLDADCCCTAWCVIIATLVCSAGIAVGFYGNGETSDGVHRATYSLRHANRTVAGVQDRVWDTEAALNRTAEPSLQSLERQLEGQPEPLRAVQRLQGLLETLLGYTAAIPFWRNPVVSLEVLAEQVDLYDWYRWLGYLGLLLLDVIICLLVLVGLIRSSKGILVGVCLLGVLALVISWGALGLELAVSVGSSDFCVDPNTYVSKMVEEHSVLSGDILQYYLACSPRAANPFQQKLSGSHKALVEMQDIVVELLRSVSQEHPATKDPLLRVQEVLNGTEVNLQHLTALVDCRSLHLDYVQALTGFCYDGVEGLIYLALFSFVTALMFSSIVCSVPHTWQQKRGPDEDGEEEAAPGPRQTHDSLYRVHMPSLYSCGSSYGSETSIPAAAHTVSNAPVTEYMSQNANFQNPRCENTPLIGRESPPPSYTSSMRAKYLATSQPRPDSSGSGH; the protein is encoded by the exons GCACTGCTGCTGCTGGGAGCCACCGCCCTGGCCTGCCTCGCCCTGGacctcctcttcctgctcttcTACTCCTTCTGGCTGTGCTGCCGACGGCGCAAGAGCGAGGAGCACCTGGACGCAGACTGCTGCTGCACGGCCTGGTGCGTCATCATCGCCACGCTGGTGTGCAG TGCCGGCATCGCCGTGGGCTTCTACGGCAACGGGGAGACCAGCGATGGCGTCCATCGAGCCACCTACTCGCTCCGCCACGCCAACCGCACGGTGGCCGGCGTCCAGGACCGC GTATGGGACACCGAAGCAGCCCTGAACCGCACGGCGGAGCCCAGCCTGCAGAGCCTGGAGCGGCAGCTGGAGGGGCAGCCGGAGCCCCTGCGGGCCGTGCAGCGGCTGCAGGGCCTGCTGGAGACGCTGCTGGGCTACACGGCCGCCATCCCCTTTTGGAGAAACCCTGTGGTGTCGCTGGAGGTGCTGGCAGAGCAGGTGGATCTCTATGACTGGTACAG GTGGCTGGGCTACTTGGGCCTGCTGCTGCTCGATGTCATCATCTGCCTCCTGGTGCTGGTCGGCCTCATCCGGAGCTCCAAGGGCATCCTGGTCGG GGTCTGCCTGCTGGGCGTCCTGGCCCTGGTCATCAGCTGGGGCGCACTGGGCTTGGAGCTGGCCGTGTCTGTG GGCTCCAGCGACTTCTGTGTGGACCCCAACACCTACGTGAGCAAGATGGTAGAGGAACACTCAGTGCTGAGTGGGG ATATCCTGCAATACTACCTGGCCTGCTCGCCCCGTGCTGCCAACCCTTTCCAGCAG AAGCTGTCGGGCAGCCACAAGGCACTGGTGGAGATGCAGGACATCGTGGTCGAGCTCCTGAGGAGTGTCTCCCAGGAGCACCCGGCCACCAAG GACCCCCTGCTCCGTGTCCAGGAGGTGCTGAATGGCACAGAGGTGAACCTGCAGCACCTCACCGCCCTGGTGGACTGCCGCAgcctgcatctg GACTACGTGCAGGCGCTGACTGGCTTCTGCTACGACGGCGTCGAGGGCCTCATCTACCTGGCCCTCTTCTCCTTCGTCACTGCCCTCATGTTCAGCTCCATCGTCTGCAGCGTTCCGCACACCTGGCAGCAGAAGAG AGGCCCCGATGAGGACGGGGAGGAGGAGGCCGCCCCAGGGCCGCGGCAGACCCACGACAGCCTCTACCGCGTCCACATGCCCAGCCTGTACAGCTGCGGGAGCAGCTACGGCAGCGAGACCAGCATCCCGGCAGCGGCCCACACTGTCAGCAACGCCCCGGTCACCGAGTACAT gagcCAGAATGCCAATTTTCAGAATCCCCGCTGTGAGAACACCCCACTCATTGGGCGCGAGTCCCCACCACCCTCA TACACCTCCAGCATGAGAGCCAAATACCTCGCCACGAGCCAGCCTCGCCCCGACTCCAGCGGCAGCGGGCACTAG
- the LFNG gene encoding beta-1,3-N-acetylglucosaminyltransferase lunatic fringe isoform X1 produces MLKRCGRRLLLALAGALLACLLVLTADPPPPQLPERGRRALRSLAGPAGAAPVPGLGAAAAPGALAREVHSLSQYFSLLTRARRDAAPPPGVASRPADGHPRPPAEPLAPRDVFIAVKTTKKFHRARLDLLLETWISRHKEMTFIFTDGDDEALARHTGNVVNTNCSAAHSRQALSCKMAVEYDHFIESGRKWFCHVDDDNYVNLRALLRLLASYPHTQDVYIGKPSLDRPIQATERVSENKVRPVHFWFATGGAGFCISRGLALKMSPWASGGHFMSTAERIRLPDDCTIGYIVEALLGVPLIRSGLFHSHLENLQQVPASKLHEQVTLSYGMFENKRNAVHMKGPFSVEADPSRFRSIHCHLYPDTPWCPRTAIF; encoded by the exons ATGCTCAAGCGCTGCGGCCGGCGCCTGCTGTTGGCGCTGGCGGGCGCGCTGCTCGCCTGCCTACTGGTGCTCACCGCCGACCCGCCGCCGCCCCAGCTGCCTGAGCGCGGCCGGCGCGCGCTGCGCAGCCTGGCTGGCCCCGCGGGGGCGGCCCCGGTGCCCGGgctgggggcggcggcggcgcccggAGCGCTGGCCCGCGAGGTGCACAGCCTGTCCCAGTACTTCAGCCTGCTGACCCGCGCGCGCAGAGACGCGGCCCCGCCACCCGGGGTCGCCTCCCGCCCCGCCGATGGCCACCCGCGGCCCCCGGCCGAGCCGCTCGCGCCCCGTGACGTCTTCATTGCGGTCAAGACTACCAAAAAGTTTCACCGCGCGCGTCTCGACTTGTTGCTGGAGACCTGGATCTCGCGCCACAAGGAGATG ACGTTCATCTTCACGGACGGGGATGACGAAGCCCTGGCCAGGCACACGG gcaaCGTGGTCAACACGAACTGCTCAGCCGCCCACAGCCGCCAGGCCTTGTCCTGCAAGATGGCCGTGGAATACGACCACTTCATCGAGTCGGGGAGGAA GTGGTTCTGCCACGTGGACGACGACAATTACGTCAACCTGCGGGCCCTGCTGCGGCTGCTGGCTAGCTACCCGCACACACAGGACGTCTACATCGGCAAACCCAGCCTGGACCGGCCCATCCAGGCCACCGAGCGGGTCAGCGAGAACAAGGTG CGTCCTGTCCACTTCTGGTTTGCCACGGGTGGGGCTGGCTTCTGCATCAGCCGTGGGCTGGCCCTGAAGATGAGCCCGTGGGCCAG CGGGGGCCACTTCATGAGCACGGCTGAGCGGATCCGGCTCCCCGACGACTGCACCATCGGCTACATCGTGGAGGCCCTGCTGGGCGTGCCCCTCATCCGCAGCGGCCTCTTCCACTCCCACCTGGAGAACCTCCAGCAGGTGCCTGCCTCCAAGCTCCATGAGCAG GTGACCCTGAGCTATGGCATGTTTGAAAACAAGCGGAACGCTGTCCACATGAAGGGGCCCTTCTCGGTGGAGGCTGACCCatccag GTTCCGCTCCATCCACTGCCACCTGTACCCGGACACACCCTGGTGTCCCCGCACTGCCATCTTCTAG
- the TTYH3 gene encoding protein tweety homolog 3 isoform X1, with protein MAGVSYAAPWWVSLLHRLPHFDLRWEATSSQFRPEDTDYQQALLLLGATALACLALDLLFLLFYSFWLCCRRRKSEEHLDADCCCTAWCVIIATLVCSAGIAVGFYGNGETSDGVHRATYSLRHANRTVAGVQDRVWDTEAALNRTAEPSLQSLERQLEGQPEPLRAVQRLQGLLETLLGYTAAIPFWRNPVVSLEVLAEQVDLYDWYRWLGYLGLLLLDVIICLLVLVGLIRSSKGILVGVCLLGVLALVISWGALGLELAVSVGSSDFCVDPNTYVSKMVEEHSVLSGDILQYYLACSPRAANPFQQKLSGSHKALVEMQDIVVELLRSVSQEHPATKDPLLRVQEVLNGTEVNLQHLTALVDCRSLHLDYVQALTGFCYDGVEGLIYLALFSFVTALMFSSIVCSVPHTWQQKRGPDEDGEEEAAPGPRQTHDSLYRVHMPSLYSCGSSYGSETSIPAAAHTVSNAPVTEYMSQNANFQNPRCENTPLIGRESPPPSRYLAALDSGSHAGWQFKPMDSARTLW; from the exons GCACTGCTGCTGCTGGGAGCCACCGCCCTGGCCTGCCTCGCCCTGGacctcctcttcctgctcttcTACTCCTTCTGGCTGTGCTGCCGACGGCGCAAGAGCGAGGAGCACCTGGACGCAGACTGCTGCTGCACGGCCTGGTGCGTCATCATCGCCACGCTGGTGTGCAG TGCCGGCATCGCCGTGGGCTTCTACGGCAACGGGGAGACCAGCGATGGCGTCCATCGAGCCACCTACTCGCTCCGCCACGCCAACCGCACGGTGGCCGGCGTCCAGGACCGC GTATGGGACACCGAAGCAGCCCTGAACCGCACGGCGGAGCCCAGCCTGCAGAGCCTGGAGCGGCAGCTGGAGGGGCAGCCGGAGCCCCTGCGGGCCGTGCAGCGGCTGCAGGGCCTGCTGGAGACGCTGCTGGGCTACACGGCCGCCATCCCCTTTTGGAGAAACCCTGTGGTGTCGCTGGAGGTGCTGGCAGAGCAGGTGGATCTCTATGACTGGTACAG GTGGCTGGGCTACTTGGGCCTGCTGCTGCTCGATGTCATCATCTGCCTCCTGGTGCTGGTCGGCCTCATCCGGAGCTCCAAGGGCATCCTGGTCGG GGTCTGCCTGCTGGGCGTCCTGGCCCTGGTCATCAGCTGGGGCGCACTGGGCTTGGAGCTGGCCGTGTCTGTG GGCTCCAGCGACTTCTGTGTGGACCCCAACACCTACGTGAGCAAGATGGTAGAGGAACACTCAGTGCTGAGTGGGG ATATCCTGCAATACTACCTGGCCTGCTCGCCCCGTGCTGCCAACCCTTTCCAGCAG AAGCTGTCGGGCAGCCACAAGGCACTGGTGGAGATGCAGGACATCGTGGTCGAGCTCCTGAGGAGTGTCTCCCAGGAGCACCCGGCCACCAAG GACCCCCTGCTCCGTGTCCAGGAGGTGCTGAATGGCACAGAGGTGAACCTGCAGCACCTCACCGCCCTGGTGGACTGCCGCAgcctgcatctg GACTACGTGCAGGCGCTGACTGGCTTCTGCTACGACGGCGTCGAGGGCCTCATCTACCTGGCCCTCTTCTCCTTCGTCACTGCCCTCATGTTCAGCTCCATCGTCTGCAGCGTTCCGCACACCTGGCAGCAGAAGAG AGGCCCCGATGAGGACGGGGAGGAGGAGGCCGCCCCAGGGCCGCGGCAGACCCACGACAGCCTCTACCGCGTCCACATGCCCAGCCTGTACAGCTGCGGGAGCAGCTACGGCAGCGAGACCAGCATCCCGGCAGCGGCCCACACTGTCAGCAACGCCCCGGTCACCGAGTACAT gagcCAGAATGCCAATTTTCAGAATCCCCGCTGTGAGAACACCCCACTCATTGGGCGCGAGTCCCCACCACCCTCA CGCTATCTGGCTGCCCTGGACTCTGGCAGCCACGCGGGCTGGCAGTTTAAGCCCATGGACAGCGCCCGAACGCTGTGGTAG